In Aureibacillus halotolerans, a single genomic region encodes these proteins:
- the accD gene encoding acetyl-CoA carboxylase, carboxyltransferase subunit beta, translating into MLKGMFSKKKRYAPIPSEQAKADIPEGLMSKCPKCKKIMYTKELKKNLKVCDQCGHHLQMSSEERLQTILDEESFQELMGDWTSENPLEFPGYDEKMDADRKKTGLNEAVVVGEGSITGSEIVIAVMDARFRMASMGIVVGEKITKGIQHAQKQKKPFIIFTASGGARMQEGILSLMQMAKTSAALKDFNDDGGLFISVMTHPTTGGVSASFASLGDYNFAEPAALIGFAGRRIIEQTIREKLPDDFQTAEFLLEHGQLDKVIHRKDMKSTLSAIVKLHEPEGARQ; encoded by the coding sequence ATGCTAAAAGGCATGTTTTCAAAAAAGAAAAGGTATGCCCCGATTCCTTCGGAGCAAGCAAAAGCAGATATACCTGAGGGTTTAATGAGCAAGTGCCCTAAATGTAAAAAAATCATGTATACAAAAGAATTAAAAAAGAATCTTAAAGTATGTGATCAATGCGGGCACCATCTTCAAATGTCCTCTGAAGAACGATTGCAAACGATCCTTGATGAAGAGTCTTTCCAAGAATTAATGGGGGACTGGACGTCAGAAAACCCGCTTGAATTTCCTGGATATGATGAAAAAATGGATGCTGATCGTAAAAAAACAGGGCTAAATGAAGCCGTGGTTGTTGGTGAAGGAAGCATTACAGGCTCGGAAATTGTTATTGCTGTCATGGATGCCCGTTTCCGAATGGCGAGTATGGGGATCGTTGTAGGGGAAAAAATCACCAAAGGCATCCAGCATGCACAAAAACAAAAAAAGCCATTTATCATTTTTACAGCGTCAGGCGGCGCAAGAATGCAGGAAGGCATATTAAGTCTCATGCAAATGGCAAAAACAAGCGCGGCCTTAAAGGATTTTAATGACGATGGTGGACTCTTTATTTCGGTGATGACGCATCCGACAACTGGAGGCGTTTCAGCCAGCTTTGCATCCCTTGGTGATTATAATTTTGCTGAGCCAGCTGCGTTGATTGGATTTGCTGGAAGACGGATTATTGAACAGACCATTCGTGAAAAGCTTCCAGATGATTTTCAAACGGCAGAATTTCTGCTTGAGCATGGACAGCTTGATAAAGTGATCCATCGGAAAGATATGAAATCAACATTATCTGCTATCGTAAAGCTACATGAGCCAGAGGGGGCGAGACAATGA
- a CDS encoding acetyl-CoA carboxylase carboxyltransferase subunit alpha, producing MSGTLEFERPVEELREKIDELKRFTHEKDIDLSKEIERLEVRLRKVEDDVYGNMEPWHRVQLARHQKRPTSLDYIERIFDDFIELHGDRYFGDDEAIVAGVARFQGKPVTVIGEQRGRDTKENLRRNFGMPHPEGYRKALRLMKQAEKFGRPIVTLIDTKGAYPGKAAEERGQSEAIAKNLFEMAGLTVPVLCVVIGEGASGGALALGVGNRVYMLENAWYSVISPEGASSILWKDANLAQKAAETMKITAYDVLDLGIIDAIIPEIKGGAHRDVDTQAVYISDAISKGLAELSPLTGEALREQRQKKFMQIGERSQSQLPVFVE from the coding sequence ATGAGCGGCACACTGGAATTTGAAAGACCAGTCGAAGAGCTTCGTGAAAAAATTGATGAGCTAAAACGATTTACACACGAAAAGGACATTGACCTGTCAAAGGAAATTGAACGGCTCGAAGTAAGGTTGCGGAAAGTGGAAGATGACGTTTATGGAAATATGGAGCCTTGGCATCGAGTGCAGCTTGCTCGTCACCAAAAACGGCCAACCAGCTTGGATTATATTGAACGTATTTTTGATGACTTTATTGAACTGCACGGCGATCGCTATTTTGGGGACGACGAAGCGATCGTCGCAGGTGTGGCTCGCTTTCAAGGCAAGCCAGTTACGGTCATTGGAGAGCAAAGAGGGCGAGATACGAAGGAGAATTTGCGTCGTAACTTTGGCATGCCTCATCCAGAAGGATACCGAAAAGCGCTACGTCTTATGAAGCAGGCTGAAAAATTCGGGCGGCCCATTGTTACACTCATCGATACGAAGGGAGCTTATCCCGGGAAAGCTGCAGAAGAACGGGGACAAAGTGAAGCCATTGCGAAAAACCTTTTTGAAATGGCAGGTTTAACAGTGCCTGTTCTTTGTGTTGTCATTGGCGAAGGAGCGAGCGGTGGTGCTCTTGCCCTAGGTGTTGGTAACCGTGTGTACATGCTCGAAAATGCGTGGTACTCCGTCATTTCGCCAGAAGGAGCGTCTTCTATTCTTTGGAAAGATGCTAATTTAGCACAAAAGGCTGCGGAAACAATGAAAATAACGGCATATGATGTACTGGACCTTGGTATTATTGATGCAATCATTCCTGAGATAAAAGGGGGCGCCCACAGAGATGTCGACACGCAGGCGGTTTATATTTCTGATGCGATTTCAAAAGGGCTTGCAGAGCTCTCTCCTTTGACTGGGGAAGCATTGCGAGAGCAACGTCAAAAGAAGTTTATGCAGATTGGCGAACGCTCTCAATCGCAATTGCCAGTGTTTGTTGAATAG
- the pfkA gene encoding 6-phosphofructokinase codes for MKRIGVLTSGGDSPGMNAAIRSVVRKAIYSNIEVYGIYYGYAGMIEGNIKKLEIGSVGDIIHRGGTMLYTARTEEFKTEAGRAKGIEQLNKHGIEGVVVIGGDGSFQGAKKLTEAGYPCIGVPGTIDNDIPGTDFTIGFDTALNTIIDAIDKIRDTATSHERTYVIEVMGRHAGDLALWAGLADGAETILIPEAPYDMEEIITRLQNGHKRGKKHSIIVVAEGCESGVAFGKKIEEATKFETRVSVLGYIQRGGSPTAGDRVLASRLGAKAVDLLLEGKKGRMVGIQQNKLVDHDILEALSQKHTVDMDMYTLSKELSI; via the coding sequence ATGAAACGAATTGGTGTACTAACAAGCGGTGGAGATTCACCAGGAATGAACGCTGCCATTCGATCCGTCGTAAGGAAAGCCATCTACAGTAATATTGAAGTGTATGGGATCTATTACGGGTATGCTGGCATGATTGAAGGAAATATTAAAAAGCTTGAAATTGGTTCTGTTGGAGACATTATTCACCGCGGTGGAACGATGCTTTACACGGCACGTACGGAGGAGTTTAAAACGGAAGCTGGTCGGGCCAAAGGCATTGAGCAGCTCAATAAACATGGAATTGAAGGTGTCGTTGTCATCGGCGGAGACGGCTCTTTTCAAGGCGCTAAAAAGCTGACAGAAGCAGGTTATCCATGCATTGGTGTTCCGGGAACGATTGACAATGACATTCCGGGAACGGATTTCACGATCGGCTTTGATACCGCCCTGAATACGATCATTGATGCCATCGATAAAATTCGGGATACAGCGACATCTCATGAGCGTACATATGTTATTGAGGTGATGGGACGTCATGCAGGAGACCTTGCGCTATGGGCAGGTCTTGCAGATGGCGCCGAAACCATTTTAATTCCTGAAGCGCCTTATGATATGGAGGAAATTATTACAAGACTCCAAAACGGTCATAAACGCGGCAAAAAGCACAGCATCATCGTGGTTGCTGAGGGCTGTGAGAGTGGTGTCGCCTTCGGGAAAAAGATCGAGGAAGCGACAAAGTTTGAAACTAGGGTTTCCGTGCTTGGCTATATTCAACGCGGGGGAAGCCCAACAGCTGGTGATCGTGTGCTGGCAAGTCGTTTAGGTGCGAAGGCCGTCGATTTACTTTTAGAAGGAAAGAAAGGACGTATGGTTGGTATTCAGCAAAATAAGCTTGTCGATCATGACATCCTTGAAGCCCTAAGTCAAAAACACACTGTCGATATGGACATGTATACACTATCAAAAGAACTTTCAATTTAA
- the pyk gene encoding pyruvate kinase, which yields MRKTKIVCTIGPVSESYDKLVELMSSGMNVARLNFSHGDFEEHGNRIINIRKACKETGHTVAILLDTKGPEIRTHTMKDGCLALEKGQELIVSTEECEGTKEKISVTYEGLANDVHPGSKILLDDGLIELEVVSIEGKNIHTKILNSGELKNKKGVNVPNVSVKLPGMTEKDANDIRFGIEQGVDFIAPSFIRRASDVLEIRELLEQNGAPHIQLIPKIENQEGVDNIEEILEVSDGLMVARGDLGVEIPAEEVPHVQKRLIKLCNSLGKPVITATQMLDSMQRNPRPTRAEASDVANAILDGTDAIMLSGETAAGDYPVLAVQTMANIAERAEAALDYKSLLDKSARSSDMSITNAIGQSVAHTALNLNVSAIVAPTESGYTAKMISKYRPKAPIVAVTMSEVTQRRMALVWGVYAINGESTDTTDEMLENAVQKSLSTSIVSRGDLIIITGGVPIGESGNTNLMKIHVVGDVLVRGTGIGRRTAFGRAVVAKNAEEANTRVQEGDILVTSATDKDMMPALEKAAGLITEEGGLTTHGAVVGLNLGIPVIVGVTNATNIIHHSQEITIDARNGDVYSGHTSVL from the coding sequence ATGCGTAAAACGAAAATAGTATGTACGATTGGACCAGTAAGTGAAAGTTACGACAAGCTTGTCGAGCTAATGAGCTCTGGCATGAACGTAGCACGACTTAATTTCTCACACGGTGATTTTGAAGAGCACGGCAATCGAATTATTAATATTCGCAAGGCGTGTAAAGAGACTGGTCATACGGTCGCGATTTTATTAGATACAAAAGGGCCGGAAATTCGTACCCATACAATGAAAGATGGTTGCTTGGCGCTTGAAAAAGGACAAGAACTCATTGTCTCTACAGAAGAATGCGAAGGAACAAAAGAGAAAATTTCAGTGACATACGAAGGACTCGCCAACGATGTTCATCCAGGATCAAAAATATTGCTTGATGATGGCTTGATTGAATTGGAAGTTGTGTCTATTGAAGGAAAAAACATTCACACCAAGATTTTGAACAGTGGTGAATTGAAAAACAAAAAAGGTGTTAATGTACCAAACGTATCTGTGAAGCTTCCAGGAATGACTGAGAAGGATGCGAACGATATCCGCTTTGGCATTGAGCAAGGCGTAGACTTTATTGCTCCTTCCTTTATTCGCCGTGCGTCAGATGTGCTCGAAATTCGTGAACTTCTTGAACAAAATGGTGCCCCTCATATTCAGTTGATCCCAAAAATTGAGAACCAGGAGGGTGTCGACAACATCGAGGAAATTCTTGAAGTATCTGATGGTCTTATGGTGGCGCGTGGCGACCTAGGGGTAGAAATTCCAGCCGAAGAAGTGCCACATGTGCAAAAACGCCTTATTAAATTGTGTAATAGCTTAGGAAAACCTGTTATTACAGCTACGCAAATGCTTGACTCTATGCAGCGTAACCCGCGTCCGACAAGAGCGGAAGCAAGTGACGTGGCGAATGCAATTCTTGATGGAACAGATGCAATTATGCTTTCAGGTGAAACCGCAGCGGGCGATTACCCTGTGTTGGCTGTACAGACGATGGCCAACATTGCAGAACGTGCAGAAGCGGCACTTGATTACAAGTCGTTGCTCGATAAATCTGCTCGGAGCAGTGATATGTCGATTACAAATGCCATTGGTCAATCCGTTGCGCATACGGCTCTTAACTTGAATGTGTCAGCCATTGTCGCACCAACTGAAAGTGGTTATACAGCAAAAATGATCTCGAAATATCGTCCGAAGGCTCCAATCGTTGCGGTCACTATGTCAGAAGTCACCCAGCGTAGAATGGCTCTCGTTTGGGGTGTTTATGCCATTAACGGCGAGAGCACCGATACAACAGATGAGATGCTCGAAAATGCTGTCCAAAAGAGCTTGTCGACAAGCATCGTTTCGCGTGGAGATCTGATCATCATTACCGGTGGTGTGCCGATCGGTGAATCTGGAAACACAAACCTCATGAAGATCCATGTCGTTGGCGACGTCCTTGTTCGTGGGACAGGCATCGGCAGACGCACAGCCTTTGGGCGTGCTGTGGTTGCGAAAAATGCAGAGGAAGCCAACACACGTGTTCAAGAAGGTGACATTCTCGTTACATCAGCCACCGACAAAGACATGATGCCAGCTCTTGAAAAAGCAGCAGGTCTCATCACTGAAGAAGGTGGATTAACGACACACGGAGCTGTTGTAGGACTCAATTTAGGAATTCCTGTCATTGTTGGCGTCACGAATGCGACAAACATTATCCATCATAGCCAGGAAATCACGATAGATGCACGTAACGGAGATGTCTATAGCGGTCATA